A genome region from Vibrio tapetis subsp. tapetis includes the following:
- a CDS encoding bifunctional molybdopterin-guanine dinucleotide biosynthesis adaptor protein MobB/molybdopterin molybdotransferase MoeA: MSLTLPIAIPVLGFAAYSGTGKTTLLEALLPMLTDKGLRLGVLKHAHHDFDVDKPGKDSYRLRKAGASQMLIGSRNRHVLMTETPEAEAEFEYLLSRFDCEKLDLILVEGCKNIAFPKIELNRETLGKPWLHTTDTNIIAVACDQALNIDLPLLDINNLNAISEFVIDYSKGKSKRLDNSCESKANKIESAACKPSAASSCCDILSPAFLSVEQGQTAILEQVASLIEVEEASLENSYGRVLADDITSPIHVPAYTNSAMDGYAIRGDDVDRPQYQLVAEVMAGQSYDQELLAGQTVKIMTGAPTPEGADTVVMREQSTQDGDIVTFSSSGIKPGQNVRQAGEDLAKGQPVFSSGTRIASPEMGMIASLGYNRINVTRKIKVAMFSTGDEVQAPGETLEPNRIYDSNRFTIKGVLTQLGCEVIDLGILEDDHQVMADALQKASHLADVVVTSGGVSVGDADYIKTVLEELGQINFWRINMRPGRPLAFGKINDKPFFGLPGNPVAVMVSLINFVEPALRKMQGEQNWMPAKVQATASENLRSRMGRTEFSRGVFSFNAQGRIEVKTTGKQGSGILRSMSEANCLIEITPDVDTVKQGELVTIIPLQGRV, from the coding sequence ATGAGCCTAACTCTTCCTATCGCGATACCCGTTCTTGGGTTTGCAGCATACAGCGGCACAGGTAAAACAACGCTACTTGAAGCCTTACTACCAATGCTGACAGATAAAGGTTTACGTCTTGGTGTACTAAAACATGCTCACCATGATTTTGACGTTGATAAGCCGGGTAAAGACAGCTATCGCTTACGTAAAGCAGGCGCGAGTCAAATGTTGATCGGTTCAAGAAATCGCCATGTTTTGATGACTGAAACGCCAGAAGCAGAAGCTGAATTTGAATACTTGTTAAGTCGCTTTGATTGCGAAAAGTTAGACCTCATTTTAGTCGAAGGCTGCAAAAACATCGCCTTTCCAAAAATCGAACTCAATCGAGAGACATTGGGTAAACCGTGGCTACATACTACAGACACTAACATCATTGCCGTCGCGTGCGATCAAGCCTTGAACATTGATTTACCTCTGCTCGATATTAACAACTTAAATGCCATCTCAGAATTTGTCATCGACTACTCTAAAGGCAAGAGCAAACGGTTAGATAACAGCTGTGAATCAAAGGCCAACAAAATAGAAAGTGCAGCATGTAAACCATCCGCCGCTTCTTCTTGTTGTGACATCCTGTCTCCTGCTTTTTTGTCAGTAGAGCAAGGTCAAACGGCGATTTTGGAACAAGTGGCAAGCTTAATTGAGGTTGAAGAGGCGTCTCTTGAAAACAGTTATGGCCGTGTCCTTGCTGATGATATAACGTCACCGATTCACGTACCGGCTTACACTAACTCCGCAATGGATGGTTACGCCATTCGCGGTGATGATGTCGACCGCCCACAATACCAACTGGTTGCTGAAGTCATGGCAGGCCAAAGCTATGATCAGGAACTGTTAGCAGGGCAAACCGTAAAAATCATGACCGGAGCCCCTACTCCAGAGGGCGCAGATACCGTTGTAATGCGAGAACAGTCAACACAAGACGGTGACATCGTCACGTTTTCATCTTCTGGCATCAAACCGGGACAAAACGTACGTCAAGCAGGCGAAGACTTAGCGAAAGGTCAGCCCGTGTTTAGCTCAGGTACTCGCATTGCATCCCCTGAAATGGGAATGATCGCCTCTTTGGGCTATAACCGCATTAACGTGACACGTAAAATCAAAGTCGCGATGTTCTCAACCGGTGATGAAGTTCAAGCTCCAGGAGAAACTCTAGAACCTAATCGTATCTATGATTCAAATCGATTCACGATCAAAGGTGTCCTGACTCAACTCGGCTGCGAAGTTATTGACTTAGGTATTCTTGAAGACGATCACCAAGTCATGGCCGATGCACTTCAAAAGGCATCTCACCTCGCTGATGTTGTTGTGACATCCGGTGGTGTATCTGTTGGCGATGCCGACTACATTAAAACGGTTCTAGAAGAGTTAGGACAAATTAACTTCTGGCGAATCAATATGCGTCCGGGCAGACCGTTAGCCTTTGGTAAGATTAATGACAAACCATTCTTCGGTTTACCAGGCAACCCTGTTGCTGTCATGGTGTCATTGATAAACTTTGTTGAGCCTGCACTACGTAAAATGCAAGGCGAGCAAAACTGGATGCCTGCAAAAGTCCAAGCAACAGCCAGTGAGAACCTACGCTCTCGCATGGGCCGAACCGAATTTAGCCGAGGCGTGTTTAGCTTCAACGCACAAGGTCGTATCGAAGTGAAAACAACAGGCAAGCAAGGTTCTGGCATTTTACGCTCAATGAGCGAAGCAAACTGTCTGATAGAAATCACGCCAGACGTTGATACCGTGAAACAAGGTGAGTTAGTGACTATCATTCCTTTACAAGGGCGAGTTTAA
- a CDS encoding energy-coupling factor ABC transporter ATP-binding protein, producing the protein MTIQLSIQNLSMRFKQRTLFHVTDLTLGPNDAIYLKGDNGVGKTTLLKIMSGLLNPTTGTVNSTKTPWLKRLLGIKTRTDVIYLHQTPYLFDGSVYQNVAYGIKYSAKSKLQKRNDVITALRMVGLETLANEHISLLSGGEKQRVAMARAWVLSPAILLMDEPSASLDQESISRLVIMCQDLIKRGSSLVITSHQTNALTELCKKQWLIDDQSIVEKPLLQLIQESDYAISNAN; encoded by the coding sequence ATGACGATTCAGCTGTCGATTCAAAACCTATCTATGCGGTTTAAACAGCGTACGCTTTTTCACGTTACAGATTTAACGCTTGGTCCTAATGATGCCATCTACCTCAAAGGTGATAATGGCGTAGGCAAAACCACACTGTTAAAAATCATGTCCGGATTGTTAAATCCAACGACTGGAACCGTGAACTCAACCAAAACCCCTTGGTTAAAACGTCTTTTGGGTATTAAAACTCGTACCGATGTCATCTATTTGCATCAAACTCCCTATCTATTTGATGGCAGCGTTTATCAAAACGTCGCTTATGGGATAAAATACAGCGCGAAATCCAAATTGCAGAAACGCAATGATGTGATCACAGCGCTGCGAATGGTTGGTCTCGAAACACTAGCAAATGAACATATTTCATTGTTGTCTGGTGGAGAAAAACAGCGAGTTGCCATGGCGAGAGCTTGGGTGCTTTCCCCTGCTATCTTGTTGATGGACGAACCAAGTGCAAGCCTAGATCAAGAATCCATTTCACGCTTAGTCATTATGTGCCAAGACTTGATAAAGCGAGGATCAAGCCTCGTGATTACCAGTCATCAAACCAACGCTCTGACTGAGTTGTGTAAAAAGCAGTGGCTAATAGACGATCAGAGCATCGTAGAAAAGCCCTTGCTACAACTGATCCAAGAGAGTGACTATGCAATCTCCAACGCCAATTAG
- the mobA gene encoding molybdenum cofactor guanylyltransferase MobA produces the protein MQSPTPISWVILAGGQATRMGGKDKGLVELNGTPLIELVQRKLLPQTDSIVINANRNVEQYQQYAPVIADEFKGYPGPLGGIHAGLLHANTDWVGFVPCDSPLISNDLVSQFKQAMTSELDILVAHDGEHLQPVFTLFHRRVLPKLEAFLDRGDRKIILLYDECKTKYVDFSHDKTSFINLNTPQELEQFGTLL, from the coding sequence ATGCAATCTCCAACGCCAATTAGTTGGGTTATTCTAGCTGGTGGACAAGCCACCAGAATGGGTGGAAAAGACAAAGGTCTTGTTGAGCTTAACGGCACACCATTAATAGAATTGGTACAACGCAAACTACTTCCTCAAACCGACAGTATCGTTATCAACGCCAATCGCAATGTAGAGCAATATCAACAATACGCCCCCGTCATTGCGGACGAATTCAAAGGCTATCCCGGCCCTCTCGGCGGAATTCACGCGGGATTACTGCACGCTAATACCGATTGGGTTGGGTTCGTGCCTTGTGATAGCCCTTTAATCAGCAACGATCTGGTATCACAATTCAAACAAGCCATGACATCTGAGCTCGATATTTTGGTGGCTCATGATGGCGAGCATCTACAGCCTGTCTTTACCCTATTTCATAGGCGTGTTCTGCCAAAACTCGAGGCTTTTTTGGATAGAGGGGATCGTAAGATCATCCTTCTTTATGACGAATGTAAAACAAAGTACGTAGATTTTAGTCACGACAAGACCTCATTTATCAACTTGAATACTCCTCAAGAACTCGAACAATTTGGAACTTTACTATGA
- a CDS encoding DUF2960 family protein has product MARTILYSYKNEDKTLIFSYEKHRNIHEAVAEEEGIDISDYLKMEQQIEAISSTKAVRDYRDNHFRKLGFGKITLAKKENLGVGKKKDD; this is encoded by the coding sequence ATGGCACGCACAATTCTTTATAGTTACAAAAACGAAGACAAAACGCTTATTTTCTCTTATGAGAAACATCGCAATATTCACGAAGCGGTGGCTGAAGAAGAAGGCATCGATATTAGCGATTACCTAAAGATGGAACAGCAAATCGAAGCTATCTCTAGCACCAAAGCCGTTCGTGACTACAGAGACAACCATTTCAGAAAGTTAGGCTTTGGCAAAATCACCCTAGCGAAAAAAGAAAACCTAGGTGTCGGTAAGAAAAAAGACGACTAA